Within the Salvia hispanica cultivar TCC Black 2014 chromosome 4, UniMelb_Shisp_WGS_1.0, whole genome shotgun sequence genome, the region tattctacAATGTGAATCTTAATCCAATTTGAAGTAAGGCGTTCTCATATGAATTTTTTCCATAGTATTTTATTGTACTGGAAGTACTTAATAATTCGACgaaataatcaattgaatcaattttGAATCCATCTGATTCTCACATAGTATGTGTGTAGGTGAAGAGGAACATGAGTATTAATATCTACTCCTATATGTTTAGATATTTATGAAGAtcgaaattatattaatattaatgtgGTTTGAAATGTTGACACACTCTCGTTAAgcaaattttaatagtatattttttatcatattaaagtaaacaaataaagaagatCAAACTCATTAAAAAGATCAACTATACTTGTATTTATACACATTAAAAGGATAATCCATATCGCATGGAATTATAATATCGATCTTCATCATTAACTTAGGAAATCTGAAATTGACTCGGTTTCTATAATGGTAGcatgaaataattattattttaaccaaaatttaaaatttgagcaGAAATTTTTCTGAAACTTGGAGTTTCATTCACACGGAATTTTCCACTAAAAAATCACTGAATTAGTAGTTTAGTCACATCAAGcactttaatttaaatgaacCCCAATTCAATatcagttttattttcttatatcaATCGctacatataaataatttctatcaacataataaaatatgaaataaaacacTGTTTCAACTTATAATTTGGATGAGGAGAACACATGGGATTGCTCTGCAGCATACAAAAATTCCATAACTtatgaaaaagggaaaaacccataaaaagaaatatgaaaacaCACACTGTATAACAGGTCCTTTTTTTCCTGTGGACTTTAGGCTGAAAATGACACAAAATTGCCAAATAGTATAATTCTATCTAAaccaaactaaaataataacaataaaaaaagtagtgaaaaATGCAAGAGCCAAGTGTAGAGGTGGATTGGAATTGGATATAAAAAGGGACCAATTGCCTCCCAACTATTCCTATGCAATCTCTCCATTCCTTTCTAAACCATTGCTGTTTATCATTTCACAATTTGCACAACTCTTTTCAATCTTGAAGGTTCTAATTATGGCAATGGAAAAGAATTTGCAGCAAGTCACAAAAACATCAAGATTCAACAGAATCTGTGTTTTCTGTGGAAGCAGCCCTGGCAAGAAACCTATCTACCAGCTTGCAGCAGTTCAGCTTGGAAAAGAACTGGTAATTTCAATCCCTTTTTTTGGCTTAAAACTCCAATTCTTTGTTAAACAAGAAATAGGTGTTTCATGCCTTTTTGACCTATTAAAGGAAGtcaaattttgtttggttGATTGTTACAACTTAGTTATCAACAAATGTGAAAAATTATGCTAATTTTGATGTTAGCACTGAGACAAATTGAACagaaacttttatttttttatattttttttaattttctttgagattttgaaaaactatgaATTGATGCACAGGTTGAGAGAAACATAGACTTGGTGTATGGAGGTGGAAGCATAGGATTGATGGGCTTGATTTCAGAAGCTGTGTATAATGGTGGCCGCCACGTGTTGGGGTACACAAATTATTTCCattctttatttattcatatttcctatttctatattttgcaCTACTTACTAATTCATGAAACTTCATCCCATTTCCACAGGGTAATTCCCAAAACTCTTATGCCTAGAGAGGTATAACTAACACCCAACAACACtctatttttccatataaaatattgcataaaataaattattaaaaaaaatactatttcagATAACAGGGGATCCAGTAGGTGAAGTGAGAGCAGTTTCAAGTATGCATCAAAGGAAGGCAGAGATGGCTAGACAAGCTGATGCATTTATAGCCTTGCCAGGTAATAATTTTACTTAGTCTTCATTCCTCCTCATTTTATTACCtaccaaataaattattctaCTTGTCTTAGTCACACTCTTGTTGATTTGGTTTGATGaccataataattaataaacataACATGATATTTTGGAATAAAATCAAGAGCTAGCTGAAAATGTGTGGttgatataatttaaatattaattgtggGGTGCAGGTGGGTATGGCACATTGGAAGAATTGTTGGAAGTCATAACTTGGGCTCAACTTGGAATTCATGACAAACCGGTATTTATTGTATCCAATTTTTCAATGATAGCTACATATGTATGTAACTATATTTAATAGGGGCATGTGCGATGTGGGTGTCACAGATATACTTCCGTGCAACTATGTCTGTCCTTGTGGGAATTGCACTACAAACTTTCCTTTCATTTAagtgtcatattttttttttcttgctccAATAAGAGTTCctctttttcaaaatttgagagaaaccaatatattttacatttttctgtttttgtaGCTAAGTACTCcactttttaaattgatatgcTTAACTTAAGCTTCAAAAAGCACACACCTTCATGTAGTCAATTTGCACATATTAGGAATCATAATTAATCTCCTTCCCTCGAgtaaaaaacatgaaaatttacatttatgactttatcaattactattattatattttcaaaggccaaattatagaaaatattaaatagagataaaataagaagGATATCAGTGTATCACGATTCAAGAGTTAAAACGGTCATAGTACAATTctagtagtttttttattattattattatttgattaaaaggggaaaaaaaaaaaaaaaaggcattgtaatttgaaattaatgaatttttgcAGGTTGGTTTGCTCAATGTAGATGGGTATTACAACTCACTACTGTCGTTCATAGACAAAGCAGTGGATGAGGGTTTCATTGCACCATCTGCCCGTCACATCATTTTATCTGCCCAAACTGCCCATGAACTAATGTCAAAGCTTGAGGTACCACTCCACACCAACGTCAATTTCCTTAATTTCGTTGTCACCATGGTCCCCACATTTGATTTCACTTGTGGGTTCAAATTAGAGTTCGTTTACTTACgagatcaaatcaaaatatttacatgtttaatttaatgtttggtaaaaatttattaaccTGTAATTCatgaaatatttgtatatactaCGTCAAGATATGCATGGTTAAATCAGAACAGTCGGTTTAGCCTTAGACTGAGCTAGAGGTTTCGGTTTCTGAACCATAACCAGCCCTTATGGGCACAATCAGAACCAACTAATTATCTATTCTACCGGTTCGATTTTAGTtccaatatttttgaattagaaaaatagtgaaaatttGTTAAGAGACAAGGTcaaaaagttggctaaaaaggCTAAAAATGTTGATTATGAACTATAATCAGATTATCAATTATcgatttaaaatagaaatcatCAAACATGATGTTGGATAAGTTACATTTCCGCTTCTCTTAGAACTGTAACTGTGtatttcaaatcaaaatcaacagttttttttatccaatGGCACCCTGAACTACCTAATTCATCttacttaaatataatactgAAGTTGGGTTAAGAGTCACCCGACTAGAGAAGTTTCACGAATTCAATTGTCTATTTTCTAACAATTTTGATGTTACATAAACTAGATAATATTGTTGATTTCACCTTGAATTTTAAATGGTTCATTTATGTTTTGACATGTGAGCTTTGTATATGACgtgcaatttttttatcccttacttaattagtatttttaaaatgcagGATTATGTTCCAAAACATAATGGGGTTGCCCCAAAGCTTAGTTGGGAGATGGAGCAACAATTGGGCTATACCACAAGATCAGATATTGCTCGTTGACTTCCAATATTATTTAGgcaaagtatatatttttaattttgacacAAGAAACGTGACATGAACAGCAAAAGGTCTAGCTAGGCCCTAGGGATCACACATTTGATTATTGATTCTATATTTATGTGCCTAGTGTTATTGGCTTGGTTTGGTCGTCGGTTTTAAGTGATAATCCCAATCCATTAATTTGCTTAGAAAATGTCTATTTGTACTTG harbors:
- the LOC125219679 gene encoding cytokinin riboside 5'-monophosphate phosphoribohydrolase LOG1-like; translation: MAMEKNLQQVTKTSRFNRICVFCGSSPGKKPIYQLAAVQLGKELVERNIDLVYGGGSIGLMGLISEAVYNGGRHVLGVIPKTLMPREITGDPVGEVRAVSSMHQRKAEMARQADAFIALPGGYGTLEELLEVITWAQLGIHDKPVGLLNVDGYYNSLLSFIDKAVDEGFIAPSARHIILSAQTAHELMSKLEDYVPKHNGVAPKLSWEMEQQLGYTTRSDIAR